One stretch of Leptospira mtsangambouensis DNA includes these proteins:
- the pth gene encoding aminoacyl-tRNA hydrolase, translated as MKLIVGLGNPGDKYNNNRSNIGFKILDVIANNIGIEIKTKKKKSLIGRGDFEGDEVVLLKPQTFSDLSGESVLYIASFLKIQVKDIVVIHEDVGLELGQIVVTKGGENDGNPGVNSVSVSLRSPNFIRIRIGVLNSSFNPKKREEFLREDFEPLENLSLIQIINDAEAAIRSISMGDIDEVIQKYHL; from the coding sequence ATGAAGTTAATTGTAGGGCTAGGAAATCCTGGCGATAAATATAACAACAATCGATCTAACATTGGTTTTAAGATTCTCGATGTCATTGCCAACAACATTGGCATCGAAATCAAAACAAAGAAAAAGAAATCTCTCATCGGTCGTGGTGACTTTGAAGGGGATGAAGTGGTTTTACTCAAACCACAAACCTTCAGTGACCTTTCCGGTGAGTCGGTTCTCTACATTGCCTCCTTTTTAAAAATCCAGGTAAAAGACATTGTTGTCATCCACGAAGACGTAGGCCTTGAACTCGGCCAAATCGTAGTCACCAAAGGTGGAGAAAACGATGGAAACCCTGGGGTCAACTCGGTTTCTGTCTCATTACGATCCCCGAATTTTATACGAATTCGGATCGGCGTTCTTAATTCGAGCTTCAATCCTAAAAAAAGAGAAGAATTTTTACGTGAAGATTTTGAGCCATTAGAGAACCTGAGCTTGATACAGATCATCAATGACGCCGAAGCGGCGATTCGTTCCATATCCATGGGGGATATTGACGAAGTGATTCAGAAATATCACCTTTGA
- a CDS encoding ribose-phosphate pyrophosphokinase, whose product MNPSEVVVFSGNANRPLAEEICKHLGIPNGQISVKRFSDGESSVKIEENVRGRDVFVVQSISYPANDSLMELLLIIDAARRASARRITAVIPYYGYGRQDRKVEPRVPISARMVADLIETVGPDRVLTMDLHADQIQGFFRIPVDHLYFSPVLAEYINSLGMEDLVIVSPDSGGAERARNFGKKVNGSLAIIDKRRPKANESVVMHVIGEIKDKNCLLLDDMIDTGGTIAKAATALYQNGAKSVLCCASHGVLSGEAPAKLNEGNFTQIVLSNSISIPETKKINHLKTLSIAPLFAKAIERIHNEESISSLFS is encoded by the coding sequence ATGAATCCCAGCGAAGTAGTTGTATTTTCTGGAAATGCAAATAGACCTCTTGCAGAGGAAATCTGTAAACACTTGGGAATTCCGAACGGCCAAATTTCGGTCAAAAGATTTTCTGACGGAGAAAGTTCTGTAAAAATTGAAGAAAACGTTCGTGGCCGAGATGTGTTTGTGGTTCAATCCATCAGCTATCCAGCTAACGACAGTTTAATGGAACTTTTACTCATAATTGATGCAGCAAGAAGAGCATCTGCACGTCGCATCACAGCAGTCATTCCTTATTATGGTTATGGACGCCAAGACAGAAAGGTAGAACCAAGGGTTCCGATTTCTGCACGTATGGTTGCCGATTTAATCGAAACTGTTGGTCCAGATCGTGTTCTCACAATGGACTTACATGCTGACCAAATCCAAGGATTCTTTCGTATTCCTGTTGATCATTTGTATTTTTCACCAGTTCTTGCTGAGTATATTAACTCACTTGGTATGGAAGACCTTGTGATTGTTTCGCCAGACTCTGGTGGTGCCGAACGAGCACGTAACTTTGGTAAAAAAGTAAACGGATCACTTGCCATCATTGACAAACGTAGACCAAAAGCTAACGAGTCTGTGGTGATGCATGTCATTGGTGAAATCAAAGATAAAAACTGTTTATTACTCGATGATATGATTGATACTGGTGGAACCATTGCCAAAGCAGCAACCGCATTGTATCAAAATGGAGCAAAATCGGTATTATGTTGTGCATCTCATGGAGTTCTTTCCGGTGAAGCACCAGCAAAATTGAATGAAGGAAACTTCACACAAATTGTGCTCTCAAATTCTATCAGCATTCCGGAGACCAAAAAAATAAATCACTTGAAAACGCTCTCCATCGCCCCACTCTTTGCTAAAGCCATCGAGCGGATTCATAACGAAGAATCAATCTCTAGTCTGTTTTCATAA
- a CDS encoding 4-(cytidine 5'-diphospho)-2-C-methyl-D-erythritol kinase yields the protein MKSISPGKINIGLFVPYKREDGLHEIRSVFVPISLGDPMEVEINPLPDGSNSVLHLVSENHLKGYRHSKFEEVSERGDFTKNILYKAFQKLVTYLSHPVSVSIHLQKYLPPEGGIGGGSSNAGFFLKELYPFTKLSKEEQISLAKSIGADVPFFLQSSACFVSGIGEVLEPISVAKGTGILAIPPFGLSTASMYAGLQKSLQKPYGSQVWKSLAEDLIRSLQVGDWAYLQNRLENEFEKIAFQTQPLLKELRLGFFESGAVYASLSGSGSCFYGIYPSDRERDEALRIVSNRFPDMEFRTFSF from the coding sequence TTGAAATCTATCTCACCAGGAAAGATTAACATTGGTTTGTTTGTTCCTTACAAAAGAGAGGATGGGCTCCACGAAATTCGAAGTGTTTTTGTTCCCATCAGTTTAGGAGATCCAATGGAAGTAGAGATAAACCCTCTACCTGATGGTTCAAACTCTGTGCTTCATCTCGTTTCCGAAAATCACCTAAAGGGTTATCGTCATTCGAAATTCGAAGAAGTTTCCGAAAGAGGAGATTTTACAAAAAACATCCTCTACAAGGCCTTTCAAAAGTTAGTCACTTACCTTTCTCACCCAGTTTCCGTCTCCATCCACTTACAAAAATATCTCCCTCCAGAAGGGGGAATTGGCGGGGGGAGTAGCAATGCCGGGTTTTTCTTAAAGGAACTCTACCCTTTTACAAAACTTTCCAAGGAAGAGCAGATTTCTCTGGCAAAGTCCATAGGGGCCGATGTCCCTTTTTTCCTACAATCCTCTGCTTGTTTTGTGAGTGGGATCGGCGAGGTGCTCGAACCTATTTCTGTAGCCAAAGGAACAGGGATTTTGGCCATCCCTCCCTTCGGACTTTCTACTGCATCTATGTACGCAGGCCTTCAAAAAAGTTTACAAAAACCCTATGGTTCCCAAGTATGGAAATCTCTGGCAGAGGATTTAATTCGAAGTCTTCAAGTCGGGGATTGGGCATACCTGCAAAACAGGCTTGAGAACGAGTTTGAAAAAATCGCTTTTCAGACCCAACCCTTACTAAAGGAATTGAGATTAGGGTTTTTTGAGTCGGGAGCAGTCTATGCTTCTTTATCGGGTTCGGGTTCTTGCTTTTACGGCATTTATCCTTCAGATAGAGAAAGAGACGAAGCCCTTCGCATTGTCTCCAATCGATTTCCCGATATGGAATTTCGAACGTTCTCTTTTTAG
- a CDS encoding helix-turn-helix transcriptional regulator: MNPSTARAASKLNLIRLLASHPEGLGLEEIQSVTGHKSIATLKKDLGELYMIEMYPYSPTDAVELDFDGEKVKIRLPIAVDSALPLSPKEWSLLRSLLTNDLKSEDSKVKKSILSKIDAVIPAGDWSPYQKTKETIIEAIDAKKTLTIVYWKRDTKEKETRTLAPWILWEENDSYLLAYDLKKEGFRSFRLDYILDLNISESKYPNLPDTAGEFLEGFKQLFGAETENKEIAKLWITDGASYHLGMKLNLTPTGNQKQIGDSVYREFQTPIRDQNWFIQTILGYGNSILVSEPNEIKTSILLHLQSLAPSRQNLHPQT, from the coding sequence ATGAATCCATCCACTGCTCGAGCCGCTTCAAAATTAAATTTAATCCGCCTTCTGGCTTCACATCCAGAAGGTCTTGGGTTAGAAGAAATCCAAAGCGTAACGGGTCACAAATCAATCGCGACTCTCAAAAAAGATTTAGGTGAGTTGTATATGATTGAAATGTATCCGTATTCACCAACCGATGCTGTGGAATTAGATTTTGATGGGGAGAAAGTAAAAATCCGACTCCCCATTGCCGTTGATTCTGCACTTCCACTTTCGCCTAAAGAATGGTCTCTCCTTCGTTCTCTTTTAACCAACGATTTAAAATCCGAAGATTCTAAAGTTAAAAAATCAATTTTATCTAAAATTGATGCAGTCATTCCTGCTGGTGACTGGTCTCCTTACCAAAAAACCAAAGAAACCATCATTGAAGCCATTGACGCAAAAAAAACACTAACAATTGTTTATTGGAAAAGAGATACAAAGGAAAAAGAAACAAGGACTTTGGCTCCCTGGATTCTCTGGGAAGAAAATGATTCTTATCTTTTGGCATATGATTTAAAAAAAGAAGGATTCAGATCCTTTCGATTGGATTATATTTTAGACCTTAACATTTCTGAATCAAAATATCCAAACTTACCAGATACAGCAGGTGAGTTTCTCGAAGGGTTCAAACAATTGTTTGGTGCCGAGACGGAAAACAAAGAAATTGCAAAACTTTGGATCACCGATGGAGCGTCCTATCACTTGGGAATGAAATTGAACCTAACACCAACTGGAAATCAAAAACAAATTGGTGATTCTGTATATCGAGAATTCCAAACACCAATCCGAGACCAAAACTGGTTTATCCAAACGATTCTTGGTTACGGCAATTCAATTCTTGTCTCGGAACCGAATGAAATCAAAACCTCCATTCTACTACATTTGCAGTCGTTAGCACCATCCAGACAAAATCTCCATCCGCAAACATAG
- a CDS encoding sugar phosphate nucleotidyltransferase, which yields MNLHNTVTAVILAAGKGTRMKSELPKVAVVLNESPLLLHVLRNIESAGIERKVVVVGYRKDIVTDIAKSFPGVEFAEQTEQLGTGHAVISAETKLAPYAGYTIVACGDAPLISAKSFSELIELHKANGYSATVLSAKMENPTGYGRIIRSSDDGSLLRIVEEKDASPEEKAVNEVNTGTYCFNTEELFGALKQIGNDNAQKEYYLTDVIKIFRSLGKKVGAKTLANALESHGINSPDDLALAKQYIDKGLVGV from the coding sequence ATGAACCTACATAATACTGTAACTGCTGTTATTTTGGCGGCGGGGAAAGGAACTCGAATGAAGAGTGAACTTCCCAAGGTTGCGGTTGTACTGAACGAATCACCACTTTTACTTCACGTTCTTCGTAATATCGAATCCGCCGGCATCGAACGAAAAGTCGTCGTTGTTGGTTACCGCAAAGATATCGTTACCGATATTGCAAAATCATTTCCCGGTGTAGAATTTGCTGAACAGACCGAACAATTAGGAACAGGTCATGCTGTAATTTCTGCTGAGACAAAACTAGCACCTTATGCTGGATATACGATAGTCGCATGCGGAGACGCCCCACTTATTTCTGCAAAATCATTTTCCGAACTCATAGAACTTCATAAAGCCAATGGATATTCGGCGACTGTTCTTTCTGCAAAGATGGAAAACCCAACAGGTTACGGTCGTATCATTCGGTCTTCTGATGACGGTAGTCTTCTACGCATTGTAGAAGAAAAAGACGCAAGTCCCGAAGAAAAAGCGGTAAACGAAGTGAATACAGGAACTTATTGTTTCAATACTGAGGAATTGTTTGGTGCCTTAAAACAAATCGGCAATGACAATGCTCAGAAAGAGTATTACCTCACAGACGTGATCAAAATTTTTAGATCGTTGGGAAAAAAAGTCGGAGCAAAAACCTTGGCGAATGCTTTAGAAAGCCATGGAATTAATTCTCCTGATGATTTGGCTCTCGCAAAACAATATATAGACAAAGGGTTGGTTGGAGTATGA
- a CDS encoding response regulator — MNEINLACVVEDDPVHLFLTKQVITLSGMVKQTVVCQNGKDAYDMLVSRISGSESLPDLILLDLNMPIWDGWQFLDEISALSLDQKITIYIVTSSSDEEDLRRAEKYNLSNNYIVKPITLEKLKEIIYAMN; from the coding sequence ATGAATGAAATCAATTTAGCCTGCGTTGTGGAGGATGATCCTGTTCATCTTTTTTTGACAAAACAAGTCATCACACTTTCCGGTATGGTCAAACAGACTGTAGTTTGCCAAAATGGGAAAGATGCATATGACATGCTTGTCTCTCGAATTTCTGGTTCAGAATCTTTGCCTGATTTGATTTTATTAGATTTGAATATGCCGATTTGGGATGGCTGGCAGTTTTTAGATGAAATCTCTGCTCTTTCGCTGGATCAAAAAATAACCATATATATCGTCACAAGTTCTTCAGATGAGGAGGACTTAAGAAGAGCAGAAAAATACAATCTCAGCAATAATTATATCGTTAAACCCATTACCTTAGAGAAACTTAAAGAAATCATTTACGCGATGAACTGA
- the ftsH gene encoding ATP-dependent zinc metalloprotease FtsH, giving the protein MNKNIKTVFLFLLVFLVILATVYKGQDFAGKPDEISYSDFLNMVEPIEGKKPIGKITSKDGKETSAKQQIIIDKELIEGWYIPENSKDNKPKLFKTNVAQVNDDLVTKLRKSRLSFTAKSTEENKFWSVVSGIIPWLFALGIIWFIMMRQLQASGNKAFTFGKSRAKMNVDPKVKVTFNDVAGCEEAKVELLEIIEFLKDPKKFQAIGARIPKGVLLVGPPGTGKTLLAKAVAGEAGVPFFSISGSDFVEMFVGVGASRVRDLFDQGKKNAPCIIFIDEIDAVGRLRGAGLGGGHDEREQTLNQMLVEMDGFEMNEGVIVMAATNRADVLDPALLRPGRFDRQVIVDLPDLKGREEILAVHAKKVPLVSDISLNSIARGTPGFTGADLANLINEAALLAARRNKKRVTQEELEEARDKVMMGPERKSMFISDKEKEMTAYHEAGHALLGTLLPYTEPVHKVTIIPRGRALGLTQSLPVEDRHSYRKNYCLDRIVMSMGGYIAEELIFGDPSNGSSNDIQQATNIARRMVCEWGMSEKLGTIHYGSGETSPFMGRDYGHTSKPYSEEFAAMIDQEVKRIIQTCLDKGRDLVKKNQKKLDAIAKALLAKETIDAEELTNIVQPSFDKFADSKSGIGSKKGKGSSATKPAYSA; this is encoded by the coding sequence ATGAATAAAAACATCAAAACCGTATTTCTATTTTTGCTCGTATTCCTTGTCATTTTGGCAACGGTTTATAAAGGTCAGGACTTCGCCGGTAAACCCGACGAAATCAGTTATTCCGATTTTTTGAATATGGTGGAACCCATCGAAGGGAAAAAACCAATTGGAAAAATTACCTCCAAAGACGGAAAGGAAACTTCCGCAAAACAACAAATCATCATTGATAAAGAGCTCATTGAAGGTTGGTACATTCCTGAAAATAGTAAGGACAACAAACCAAAACTTTTCAAAACCAATGTAGCACAAGTAAACGATGATTTGGTGACAAAACTTCGTAAGTCACGCCTTAGTTTTACTGCGAAATCCACTGAAGAAAATAAGTTTTGGAGTGTTGTTTCTGGCATCATTCCTTGGTTATTTGCTCTCGGTATCATTTGGTTCATTATGATGCGCCAACTCCAAGCATCAGGCAACAAAGCATTTACCTTTGGTAAGTCTCGTGCCAAAATGAATGTGGATCCAAAAGTCAAAGTTACATTTAACGATGTGGCTGGATGTGAAGAAGCAAAAGTTGAGTTACTTGAAATCATTGAATTCTTAAAAGACCCAAAAAAATTCCAAGCCATTGGTGCAAGAATTCCTAAAGGAGTTCTTCTTGTAGGTCCTCCGGGAACTGGTAAAACTTTACTTGCGAAAGCGGTTGCTGGTGAAGCGGGTGTTCCTTTCTTCTCTATTTCTGGATCTGACTTTGTCGAAATGTTTGTGGGTGTGGGAGCTTCTCGTGTCCGCGATCTATTTGACCAAGGAAAAAAGAATGCCCCTTGCATCATCTTTATCGATGAGATTGATGCTGTCGGTCGCCTTCGTGGTGCCGGTCTCGGTGGTGGACATGATGAAAGAGAACAAACCCTCAATCAGATGTTAGTCGAGATGGACGGATTTGAAATGAACGAAGGTGTCATCGTGATGGCGGCAACAAACCGCGCAGATGTCCTTGACCCAGCCCTCCTTCGTCCAGGTCGTTTTGACAGACAAGTGATTGTAGACCTTCCTGATCTCAAAGGCCGTGAAGAAATTTTAGCAGTCCATGCTAAAAAAGTTCCTTTAGTATCTGATATTTCTTTGAACTCAATTGCACGTGGAACACCTGGATTTACAGGAGCGGATCTTGCTAACCTCATCAACGAAGCAGCCCTACTTGCGGCACGTCGTAACAAAAAACGTGTGACTCAAGAAGAATTAGAAGAAGCTCGTGATAAAGTGATGATGGGACCAGAACGTAAGTCTATGTTTATCTCTGACAAAGAGAAAGAGATGACGGCTTATCATGAAGCAGGACATGCCCTTCTTGGCACCTTACTGCCGTATACCGAACCGGTTCACAAAGTCACTATCATTCCGCGTGGAAGAGCCCTTGGCCTTACTCAATCTCTTCCTGTGGAAGACAGACATTCCTATCGTAAAAACTATTGTTTGGATCGAATTGTGATGTCTATGGGCGGATACATTGCCGAAGAACTGATCTTTGGTGATCCTTCCAATGGATCTTCTAACGACATCCAACAAGCAACAAACATTGCTCGTCGTATGGTTTGTGAATGGGGTATGTCTGAAAAACTCGGAACCATCCACTACGGTTCTGGAGAAACTTCTCCTTTTATGGGAAGAGATTACGGGCATACAAGCAAACCTTACTCCGAAGAATTTGCAGCCATGATTGACCAAGAAGTCAAACGCATCATCCAAACTTGTCTCGACAAAGGTCGCGACTTGGTGAAAAAGAACCAAAAAAAATTGGATGCGATTGCCAAAGCACTTCTTGCCAAAGAAACCATTGATGCAGAAGAACTGACAAATATTGTCCAACCTTCCTTTGATAAATTCGCTGATTCCAAATCGGGAATAGGATCAAAAAAAGGAAAAGGTAGTTCGGCAACAAAACCAGCTTACTCTGCATAA
- a CDS encoding CAP domain-containing protein produces MNFITNSNLPTTRIKTLTILVILSTFVFVCKTPEVKKAPVVEVKKPEPVEKVVEAQDPNLAFLESIEDGRELPDSDKWKVEQYDVFTEDTFPSYAPANANIDFAKIDYPLLNAAIFYVSSKERKSLGLRPFKYSEKCEQAAFGHAQDMVTYDFYSHTSTVNGKETLRDRLDLVGITDTYSAENIINAFGIQYQGGRAVFTPAQNGGPFFSYTKAGSPIPNHTYLSLAKAVVEIWFNSPGHRKNILNPEFTYMGAGTSFYKDKKFYDIDKVKAVQVFTAKP; encoded by the coding sequence ATGAACTTTATTACAAACTCAAACCTTCCAACAACGCGCATTAAAACCTTAACCATTTTGGTGATACTCAGCACATTTGTTTTTGTTTGCAAAACTCCAGAAGTCAAAAAAGCTCCAGTTGTTGAAGTGAAAAAGCCAGAACCAGTGGAAAAAGTTGTAGAAGCGCAAGATCCCAATTTAGCTTTTTTAGAGAGTATCGAAGATGGTAGAGAATTGCCAGATTCGGACAAATGGAAAGTAGAACAGTATGATGTTTTTACAGAAGACACTTTTCCTTCCTATGCACCTGCAAATGCTAATATCGATTTTGCGAAAATCGATTATCCATTGTTAAATGCTGCTATCTTTTATGTAAGTTCTAAAGAAAGGAAATCTCTGGGCTTACGTCCTTTTAAATATTCGGAAAAATGTGAACAAGCTGCTTTTGGACACGCGCAAGATATGGTTACCTATGATTTTTATTCTCATACAAGCACAGTAAACGGAAAGGAAACTCTTCGCGATCGTTTGGATTTGGTGGGAATTACAGATACTTATTCTGCTGAAAACATTATCAACGCATTTGGAATCCAATACCAAGGGGGAAGAGCGGTGTTTACTCCAGCTCAAAATGGAGGTCCATTCTTTAGTTATACAAAAGCTGGATCACCAATTCCCAACCATACGTATTTGAGTTTGGCAAAAGCAGTGGTTGAAATTTGGTTTAACTCGCCTGGACATAGAAAAAACATCCTTAATCCAGAATTTACTTATATGGGTGCGGGAACTTCCTTTTACAAAGACAAAAAGTTCTATGATATAGATAAGGTAAAGGCTGTCCAAGTGTTTACGGCAAAACCTTAG
- a CDS encoding PAS domain S-box protein, with the protein MDLSEIDFLAKLLAQQFESKISLIVSFDKNEIHINTSFGVSPDQSRDLITFSSEILRSSKDILVIEDYQQKQNPIPLRNLEFNLVFFVGIPLFHEDGYLFGFISLFDDRVKQIDTKQIEFFREVSKRVEKILKEKIESESLQSNELILFGHSSDESPISLFGTEQAINEVKKIEKALRVSEDAFRENFDNAAIGMALLDETGRWLKVNKRVCDILGYSELEFMNLTFQDITHPEDLNADLKYLEELIADKRKFYQMEKRYFQKSGNIVYAILAVSMVKNEEGKVLYFISQIIDITEQKLVEKELKLALAKNQAILDSSTLVAIISTDTKGTITEFNHGAEKMLGYTSEELIGKFTPKIFHIESEIEERAKQLSKEYNRTFDGFEILTYNAKIGKPNTLEWTHKRKDGSTFTVLLSITAVKQNERISGYLGVAVDISELKKAEAEIQSLLDITNEQNHRLKNFTSIVSHNLRSHSFGISGMMEILQNSFPDYFQNEMMQLLFGATENLKRTIEDLTAVIKVNLAQENYEFVDIGIMVQKNIESLALQILESKLKIEINFPNQLLVRGIPAYLDSIVLNLITNAIKYKSNDRNSYLKISSFIKEKMIAIQFEDNGQGIDLKRHGDKLFGMYKTFHENKEARGVGLFISKNQIETMGGKIEVESTVGLGTKFTVFLPYE; encoded by the coding sequence TTGGATCTAAGCGAAATTGATTTTTTGGCCAAACTCCTGGCCCAACAATTTGAATCTAAAATTTCGCTGATTGTCTCTTTTGACAAAAATGAGATTCATATCAACACAAGTTTTGGAGTTTCACCAGACCAATCACGCGACTTAATTACCTTTTCTTCCGAAATTTTGAGATCTTCAAAAGACATTCTTGTGATTGAAGATTACCAACAAAAACAAAATCCAATTCCGCTTCGCAACTTAGAGTTCAACTTAGTTTTTTTTGTTGGGATTCCCTTATTTCATGAAGATGGGTATCTATTTGGTTTTATTTCCCTATTTGATGATCGTGTAAAACAAATAGATACCAAACAAATTGAGTTTTTTCGAGAAGTATCCAAAAGAGTGGAAAAAATACTCAAAGAAAAAATTGAATCAGAATCTTTACAATCAAATGAATTAATATTGTTCGGACATAGTTCAGATGAAAGTCCAATATCATTGTTTGGAACAGAACAAGCGATTAATGAAGTTAAAAAAATAGAAAAAGCACTTCGTGTGAGTGAGGATGCATTTCGAGAAAATTTTGACAACGCAGCCATTGGAATGGCGTTACTTGATGAAACAGGAAGATGGCTGAAAGTGAATAAGAGGGTTTGTGATATCTTGGGATATTCTGAGTTAGAATTTATGAACCTTACATTTCAAGACATCACTCATCCCGAAGATTTAAACGCAGATTTAAAATATCTAGAAGAACTCATCGCTGACAAAAGAAAGTTTTATCAAATGGAGAAACGATACTTTCAGAAAAGTGGTAACATAGTGTATGCTATTTTGGCTGTTTCCATGGTGAAAAATGAAGAAGGAAAAGTTCTTTATTTTATTTCTCAAATCATAGATATCACTGAGCAAAAGTTAGTCGAAAAGGAATTGAAGTTGGCTTTAGCAAAAAATCAAGCCATTTTAGATTCAAGTACCTTGGTTGCAATTATTAGCACTGATACAAAAGGAACAATCACAGAATTTAATCACGGTGCTGAAAAAATGTTGGGTTACACCTCGGAAGAATTAATTGGAAAGTTTACTCCAAAAATTTTTCATATTGAAAGCGAAATCGAAGAAAGAGCCAAACAACTTTCCAAGGAATACAATCGAACCTTTGATGGATTTGAGATACTTACTTATAATGCAAAAATTGGAAAACCAAATACATTAGAATGGACGCATAAAAGAAAAGATGGATCCACATTTACTGTACTTTTATCAATTACCGCTGTAAAACAAAATGAGAGAATATCCGGTTATCTTGGTGTCGCTGTTGATATTTCCGAACTCAAAAAAGCCGAAGCAGAAATTCAATCATTACTCGATATCACAAATGAACAGAACCATCGATTGAAAAATTTTACGAGCATCGTTTCTCATAACTTGCGATCTCATAGTTTTGGAATTAGTGGTATGATGGAGATTCTACAAAATTCCTTTCCTGACTACTTTCAAAATGAAATGATGCAGTTATTATTTGGAGCCACCGAAAATTTAAAACGTACCATAGAAGATCTTACAGCTGTGATCAAGGTAAACTTAGCCCAAGAAAATTATGAGTTTGTCGATATCGGTATCATGGTCCAAAAAAATATCGAAAGTTTGGCCTTACAAATTTTAGAATCAAAGTTAAAAATTGAAATCAATTTTCCGAATCAATTGTTGGTTCGAGGAATTCCTGCTTATTTAGATAGCATTGTGCTAAATTTGATTACCAATGCGATCAAGTACAAATCGAACGATCGAAATAGTTATTTGAAAATATCAAGTTTCATCAAAGAAAAAATGATAGCGATTCAGTTTGAGGACAATGGCCAAGGGATCGATCTAAAGAGACATGGTGATAAATTATTTGGAATGTACAAAACATTCCATGAAAACAAAGAGGCAAGGGGAGTTGGATTATTTATTTCAAAAAATCAAATAGAGACCATGGGAGGAAAAATAGAGGTTGAAAGTACTGTAGGACTTGGTACAAAATTCACTGTATTTTTACCCTATGAATGA
- a CDS encoding 50S ribosomal protein L25/general stress protein Ctc, whose amino-acid sequence MEKISIKAQTRTSKGKGPARRMRVEGLVPANIIGNGEARSASVVEKEIQRLIDSGIRKATLIDLELDGKTERVFVKEIQRFPHTGQIRHIDFFKVTPGKKILTTVAIKTSGVAKGSKAGGQFEHLVHEIKVKSTPEDLTDVITIDVSGLDIGGMIKVSELPHPASWEILVNGDPIVASCSKTKAILAAERAEKAEADSKGKPAAKKAGKK is encoded by the coding sequence ATGGAAAAAATCAGTATCAAAGCACAAACAAGAACTTCTAAAGGAAAAGGTCCTGCAAGAAGAATGCGTGTGGAAGGTTTAGTACCGGCGAACATCATCGGAAACGGTGAAGCAAGATCGGCAAGTGTTGTCGAAAAAGAAATTCAAAGACTCATCGACTCTGGAATCCGTAAGGCAACTCTCATCGACCTCGAACTCGATGGTAAAACTGAAAGAGTTTTCGTAAAAGAAATTCAAAGATTTCCACACACAGGTCAAATCCGTCATATCGACTTCTTTAAAGTAACTCCTGGCAAAAAGATTCTTACAACAGTTGCAATCAAAACATCTGGTGTGGCAAAAGGTTCTAAGGCTGGTGGTCAGTTCGAACACCTAGTTCACGAAATCAAAGTGAAGTCTACTCCAGAAGATTTAACTGACGTAATCACAATTGATGTAAGTGGTTTGGATATCGGAGGCATGATCAAAGTTTCCGAACTTCCTCACCCAGCATCTTGGGAAATCCTCGTAAATGGTGATCCGATTGTTGCTTCTTGTAGCAAAACAAAAGCGATCCTTGCTGCTGAACGTGCTGAAAAAGCGGAAGCAGATAGCAAAGGCAAACCAGCAGCGAAAAAAGCTGGAAAGAAATAA
- a CDS encoding EVE domain-containing protein, giving the protein MKYWLFKTEPDVFSIDDLIREKLSYWEGVRNYQARNYLRDEVKLGDLVLFYHSRLDPPGIVGIAEVAKEASPDPYQFDPNHKYFDPKLKGTEPRWYGVHLKPHTKFKELIPLDTLRNMKGLEKMVVTQKGSRLSIQPVTKKEFDIIVKMSSK; this is encoded by the coding sequence ATGAAGTATTGGCTCTTTAAAACAGAACCAGATGTATTTTCTATCGATGACCTGATACGAGAAAAACTCTCGTATTGGGAAGGTGTCAGAAACTACCAAGCACGCAATTACCTACGCGATGAAGTGAAGTTAGGTGACTTAGTTTTATTTTATCATAGTAGACTCGATCCACCAGGGATTGTAGGAATCGCAGAAGTTGCGAAAGAAGCAAGCCCTGACCCCTACCAATTTGATCCAAACCATAAATACTTTGATCCAAAATTAAAAGGAACAGAACCAAGATGGTACGGAGTGCACTTAAAACCTCATACCAAATTTAAAGAGTTAATTCCTTTGGATACACTTCGTAACATGAAGGGACTTGAAAAAATGGTGGTGACTCAAAAAGGATCAAGGTTATCGATCCAACCTGTGACAAAGAAAGAATTTGATATTATTGTCAAAATGTCTTCGAAGTAA